The following coding sequences lie in one Terriglobales bacterium genomic window:
- a CDS encoding tetratricopeptide repeat protein, producing MLGRFSFRIMVAAALLCAPALAQQSDPQLPDAPGQQPQAQPPQPPPPPANDPQDSQDQNKKPESKIKKRIKRGAPNCLKIGGMEKCKESKPEEDEADDSEQPPAPQQPRVPASDPVPRSVNPSESSSKDTEFPEAESERAARAAAAGNNSSAASNRSDVRELRPYNPHKADQNVEIGDFYFKRNNYRAAESRYAEALEYMPNHAEATFKLAQSQDKLGEAPRARENYEKYLKILPGGPFAEAARKALARLDARAKESPPTSPPVQKPR from the coding sequence ATGCTGGGTCGCTTCTCGTTTCGAATCATGGTTGCTGCCGCGTTACTGTGCGCGCCGGCGCTTGCGCAGCAGTCTGACCCGCAGTTGCCGGACGCGCCTGGCCAACAGCCGCAGGCGCAACCGCCGCAGCCCCCGCCTCCTCCCGCCAATGATCCTCAGGATTCGCAAGATCAGAATAAAAAGCCGGAATCGAAGATTAAGAAGCGGATAAAGCGGGGCGCGCCGAACTGCCTCAAGATCGGCGGCATGGAAAAATGCAAGGAGTCAAAGCCTGAGGAGGATGAGGCCGACGATTCCGAGCAACCGCCGGCGCCGCAGCAGCCGCGCGTTCCCGCAAGCGATCCCGTTCCGCGTTCCGTGAATCCCAGTGAAAGCTCCAGTAAAGACACCGAATTCCCGGAAGCAGAATCAGAGCGCGCGGCTCGCGCCGCCGCGGCGGGGAACAATTCCAGTGCCGCCAGCAATCGGAGCGATGTGCGGGAGCTGCGCCCCTACAATCCGCACAAGGCGGACCAGAACGTCGAGATCGGTGATTTTTATTTCAAGAGAAATAATTACCGTGCGGCCGAATCCCGCTACGCGGAGGCGCTGGAATACATGCCCAACCACGCGGAGGCGACCTTCAAGCTGGCGCAATCCCAGGACAAGCTGGGCGAGGCGCCGCGGGCGCGCGAGAATTATGAGAAGTACCTGAAAATCCTTCCCGGCGGGCCCTTTGCCGAAGCGGCACGAAAGGCTCTGGC